From one Cardiobacteriaceae bacterium TAE3-ERU3 genomic stretch:
- the mutY gene encoding A/G-specific adenine glycosylase: MATTQPFAQRLIDWQRAHGRHHLPWQCSDPYRIWLSEIMLQQTQVSTVLNYYPRFIEHYPDVASLASAELDDVLALWSGLGYYSRARNLHHAAQQVVDEYNAQFPEERNELEKLKGVGRSTAAAIAVFAYGKREAILDGNVKRVLARHAGIHGVTSDSKTLELLWKTAEELLPKESDELRSYTQGLMDLGSLICTRSKPDCTACPVQDDCYAAQHNCTDILPTKKKRKILPEKSTVLLLLTSERGIHLYRRPDHGIWRNLWSLPEFSDSAAANAFAKKHGAIEQQYTGATFTHRFTHYALHITPIHITIHNPDPTISWFPNQEALSKGLPKPIRSIIERHLSEQTQTEFNFESA, translated from the coding sequence ATGGCGACCACGCAGCCCTTTGCACAGCGCCTAATCGATTGGCAGCGAGCTCACGGCCGCCATCATCTGCCATGGCAGTGTAGCGACCCCTACCGGATTTGGCTGTCAGAAATTATGCTTCAGCAGACCCAGGTCAGCACGGTACTGAACTACTACCCACGCTTCATCGAACATTATCCCGATGTCGCGTCTTTGGCCAGTGCAGAGCTGGATGACGTACTCGCCCTATGGAGTGGCTTAGGCTATTACAGCCGCGCACGTAACCTGCATCATGCCGCCCAGCAAGTGGTCGATGAGTACAACGCGCAATTTCCTGAAGAACGCAATGAACTCGAAAAACTCAAAGGCGTAGGCCGCTCAACTGCAGCGGCTATCGCCGTATTTGCTTATGGCAAACGCGAAGCCATTCTCGATGGCAACGTTAAGCGGGTTCTCGCCCGCCACGCTGGTATACACGGCGTCACCAGCGACAGCAAAACACTCGAGCTTCTATGGAAAACCGCAGAAGAGTTATTGCCAAAAGAAAGCGACGAACTGCGCAGCTATACTCAGGGATTGATGGATCTCGGCAGTCTCATCTGTACCCGTAGTAAGCCAGATTGCACAGCCTGCCCTGTGCAAGACGACTGCTACGCCGCACAACATAACTGCACGGACATACTACCAACCAAGAAAAAGCGCAAAATTCTGCCCGAAAAAAGCACTGTATTGCTGCTACTGACTTCTGAGCGCGGGATTCACCTCTATCGCCGCCCCGACCATGGCATTTGGCGGAATTTATGGAGCTTACCTGAGTTTAGTGACAGCGCAGCAGCCAATGCCTTTGCTAAAAAACATGGCGCAATAGAGCAGCAATATACCGGAGCGACCTTTACCCACCGCTTCACCCATTACGCGCTACATATCACGCCGATTCACATCACAATCCACAACCCTGATCCAACAATCAGCTGGTTCCCTAATCAAGAAGCGCTGAGTAAAGGATTACCCAAACCTATTCGCAGCATCATTGAACGTCATTTAAGCGAACAAACACAAACTGAATTCAACTTCGAGAGTGCGTGA
- a CDS encoding polyprenyl synthetase family protein, with product MSETLLSKLTEKTRHALRLHLPGDESTLSEAIRYATLGGGKRLRGALVYACATDFDVNWSKLDTAAAAIECIHAYSLIHDDLPAMDNDDLRRGQPSTHKAFGEATAILAGDALNTLAFEILGRGLLPADIRLSQISLLSKASGYHGMIAGQMLDMAHTDSECDLATLKIIHARKTGDLLRASLHISAMAAGLDVYEQHRGVLDATGKAIGLAYQITDDILDATGNSEEIGKTAGKDSTQGKSTFPALLGLEASQLEAERLFEQALTQCHMLPNRGEQIAELIEAIAQRTH from the coding sequence GTGAGTGAAACACTTTTAAGTAAGCTTACAGAGAAAACCAGACACGCACTACGCCTGCACCTGCCTGGTGATGAATCAACCCTCAGCGAAGCAATACGCTACGCAACTTTAGGTGGTGGCAAGCGCCTCAGAGGCGCATTGGTTTATGCCTGCGCAACAGATTTTGACGTAAACTGGAGCAAGCTCGATACAGCGGCGGCCGCTATAGAATGCATTCACGCATACTCCCTGATCCACGACGACTTGCCTGCAATGGACAACGATGACCTGCGCCGCGGCCAACCCAGCACACATAAAGCATTTGGTGAAGCCACAGCCATTTTGGCTGGCGATGCCCTCAATACACTTGCCTTTGAAATACTTGGCCGTGGCCTACTGCCTGCGGATATTCGCCTCAGCCAAATCAGCTTACTCAGTAAAGCCAGCGGTTATCACGGCATGATTGCCGGGCAAATGCTCGACATGGCTCATACAGACAGTGAATGCGACCTCGCCACACTCAAAATTATTCATGCGCGAAAAACAGGTGACCTGCTGCGCGCCTCATTGCACATCAGTGCAATGGCCGCCGGGCTTGACGTATATGAGCAACACCGCGGTGTGCTTGATGCTACAGGTAAAGCCATTGGCCTCGCCTACCAGATTACAGATGATATTCTCGACGCCACAGGCAACAGTGAAGAAATTGGTAAAACAGCGGGTAAAGACAGCACTCAAGGTAAGAGTACCTTCCCAGCGTTACTTGGCCTTGAAGCCAGCCAGTTGGAGGCTGAGCGCTTGTTTGAGCAAGCCCTTACGCAATGCCACATGCTGCCAAATCGCGGCGAGCAGATTGCCGAACTGATTGAGGCCATTGCTCAACGCACGCATTGA
- a CDS encoding exodeoxyribonuclease VII small subunit has translation MSTDNPIADYESELKKLERIVSAMESGELPLEAALEQYEQGITLIRQCQEALNRAEQKIQLLSRDPHTQEENLIPFDEASQ, from the coding sequence ATGAGTACTGATAACCCAATCGCTGATTATGAATCCGAGCTGAAGAAACTCGAGCGTATCGTATCTGCCATGGAAAGTGGCGAGCTTCCCCTTGAAGCGGCACTTGAGCAGTACGAGCAAGGTATTACCCTGATCAGACAGTGCCAAGAGGCACTCAATCGCGCAGAACAGAAAATTCAGCTTCTGTCTCGCGACCCACATACGCAAGAAGAAAATTTGATTCCTTTTGACGAGGCCAGCCAGTGA
- the rsgA gene encoding ribosome small subunit-dependent GTPase A: MSNRLSKQQQRRIKRQHNERLDGQAIEDAAIVVAHMGYETIVDDNGELLAADWRKSLGDIAVNDRVLLSRMQGERAVIEAVFPRQHTLYKWHGRKAKAIATHIDQLVVVIAARPQWQASLLDRYIIAARQADINLTIVCNKIDLLTDDAYQQWQDELQPYRAMGYRIMALSVANEEGLSEISDILAGKQTVICGQSGVGKSSMINKLVPDSDIWIQSLSEATDLGRHTTTNSRRYPLTSGGAVIDTPGVRGFSIDHLNTEEIIAGFKDIASHTGDCRFNDCSHRHEPGCAVLEAVAAGAIAESRYHSLMQILEEHST, encoded by the coding sequence TTGTCTAACCGTCTCAGCAAACAACAGCAGCGTCGCATCAAGCGCCAACATAACGAGCGCCTGGATGGCCAAGCCATAGAAGACGCAGCTATCGTCGTCGCACATATGGGCTATGAAACCATTGTTGACGACAACGGCGAGCTCTTAGCTGCGGATTGGCGCAAAAGTCTCGGCGATATAGCCGTTAATGACCGAGTACTACTCAGCCGTATGCAAGGTGAGCGAGCCGTGATTGAAGCAGTCTTCCCACGGCAGCATACACTGTATAAATGGCACGGACGCAAAGCCAAAGCCATCGCAACGCATATAGACCAATTGGTTGTCGTCATTGCCGCACGTCCGCAATGGCAAGCAAGCTTACTCGATCGCTATATTATTGCGGCTCGGCAAGCCGATATTAACCTAACCATCGTTTGCAACAAGATAGACTTACTGACTGATGATGCATATCAACAGTGGCAAGACGAACTACAGCCGTATCGGGCTATGGGCTATCGCATTATGGCCTTGAGCGTGGCCAATGAAGAAGGCCTTAGTGAGATATCGGATATCCTCGCTGGCAAGCAGACAGTCATATGTGGCCAATCAGGTGTTGGGAAATCAAGCATGATCAATAAGCTGGTGCCAGACAGCGACATTTGGATACAAAGCCTATCTGAGGCGACTGATCTCGGCCGCCATACTACGACCAACTCACGGCGTTATCCGCTCACAAGTGGTGGGGCGGTGATAGATACGCCAGGCGTGCGTGGATTTTCGATTGACCACTTAAATACCGAGGAAATCATTGCTGGCTTTAAAGATATAGCCAGCCACACGGGTGATTGTCGATTTAACGATTGTAGCCACCGCCATGAACCCGGCTGTGCCGTGCTTGAGGCGGTTGCAGCTGGGGCAATAGCGGAGAGCCGCTACCACAGCCTGATGCAAATACTTGAGGAGCATTCCACATGA
- a CDS encoding VacJ family lipoprotein gives MNNLSKNIVLSTAAAITLSACSSAIGPDGYTYDPWEPVNRKIFAFNDALDTSLLKPVATVYDTVVPDPVQTGVSNFFGNIQDMGAVINSLLQLEFDQAARITARVINNSVYGLGGIFDVGTALGNNKIRADFGGTLAHYGVESGPYVVLPFLGPSTVRDGAGLAVDKLAFSPIYYTDDGFSWSAAALNGINTRAKLLSVERSLEGVMTDKYTLIRDTWLQHRWAELNKGHRSEEQQEAIDAIFAEEQQ, from the coding sequence ATGAATAATTTATCCAAAAATATTGTCTTGAGTACCGCTGCTGCTATCACGCTTTCGGCATGCAGCAGTGCTATCGGTCCTGATGGCTATACTTACGATCCATGGGAGCCGGTAAACCGTAAAATATTTGCGTTCAATGACGCACTAGATACAAGCTTACTCAAGCCTGTTGCCACGGTCTACGACACAGTAGTACCCGATCCTGTACAGACCGGCGTCAGTAATTTCTTCGGTAATATCCAAGACATGGGTGCCGTCATCAACAGCCTCCTCCAGCTTGAATTTGACCAGGCAGCCAGGATTACAGCACGTGTCATCAATAATAGTGTTTATGGGCTAGGCGGCATTTTTGATGTCGGTACAGCACTTGGTAACAATAAGATTCGTGCGGATTTTGGCGGTACACTGGCACATTACGGCGTCGAATCCGGCCCTTATGTAGTACTTCCCTTCTTAGGCCCAAGTACCGTACGCGATGGTGCTGGCCTTGCTGTAGACAAATTGGCATTCAGCCCTATCTACTACACGGACGATGGCTTCTCCTGGAGTGCAGCCGCCCTCAATGGTATTAATACCAGAGCCAAGCTCCTTTCTGTTGAGCGCTCACTTGAAGGCGTGATGACCGACAAATACACACTAATCCGCGATACTTGGTTGCAACACCGCTGGGCTGAACTCAATAAAGGCCATCGTAGTGAGGAACAGCAAGAAGCGATAGATGCCATCTTTGCTGAGGAGCAGCAGTAA
- a CDS encoding AI-2E family transporter, with amino-acid sequence MKDSRIFLWIVVLGCTGGLIYLLSPILTPFLLAALIAYLGDPIADRLEGLKVPRALAVVIVFLSFFIGMALVILVLIPMLDEQVSALIEKMPQYMAWFKDSLTPKLEEYLSIDARTFDPKGLQEALKENLGDATNFFQNVLSGLAKPANMIVTFGTYLFLIPVVAFYLLRDWDIMIAKINELIPRSAHSTIKDLARRCDIVLGGFLRGQLMVMLALGIIYAVGLSVLGLDLAIVIGLFAGIVSFVPYLGLIIGIAIAGIMAIIQFQDWAHPLGVIAIFTIAQMIEGMFLTPKFVGDRTGLHPVAVLFAVLAGGQLFGFMGVLLALPVAALINVFLGYFKDTYLQSDIYRDYGENGRKLPDDQYINF; translated from the coding sequence ATGAAAGATTCCCGTATATTTTTATGGATCGTGGTGCTTGGTTGCACCGGCGGTCTGATCTATTTACTCAGCCCAATCCTCACGCCGTTTCTGCTTGCTGCACTGATTGCCTATCTGGGCGACCCTATTGCAGATCGGCTGGAAGGGTTAAAAGTCCCTCGAGCATTGGCTGTGGTCATTGTCTTTCTTTCTTTTTTCATCGGAATGGCATTGGTCATTTTGGTCTTAATCCCTATGCTGGATGAACAGGTCAGCGCGCTGATAGAGAAGATGCCACAATATATGGCTTGGTTTAAAGATTCCCTGACGCCAAAGCTGGAAGAATACTTAAGCATCGACGCTCGCACATTTGATCCTAAAGGCCTGCAGGAAGCACTCAAGGAAAACCTTGGCGACGCAACCAACTTTTTCCAAAATGTACTTTCAGGGCTGGCAAAGCCGGCAAATATGATCGTCACCTTTGGTACCTATCTATTCCTGATCCCTGTCGTTGCTTTCTACTTGCTGCGCGACTGGGACATCATGATTGCCAAGATCAACGAACTCATTCCTCGCTCAGCACACAGCACAATCAAAGATCTTGCGCGCCGCTGCGACATCGTGCTCGGTGGCTTCCTGCGCGGACAACTGATGGTCATGCTTGCTCTTGGTATTATCTATGCAGTTGGGTTATCCGTTCTTGGCCTTGATCTTGCCATCGTGATCGGACTATTCGCCGGCATCGTCAGCTTCGTACCATATTTAGGCTTGATCATCGGTATTGCCATTGCAGGTATTATGGCGATTATTCAATTTCAGGATTGGGCACACCCTCTTGGTGTCATTGCCATTTTCACCATTGCACAAATGATTGAAGGCATGTTCCTGACGCCAAAATTTGTCGGAGACCGCACCGGCCTGCATCCAGTTGCGGTATTATTTGCCGTTTTAGCCGGTGGCCAATTATTCGGCTTTATGGGCGTCCTCCTGGCACTGCCGGTTGCCGCACTGATCAATGTATTCTTAGGCTATTTCAAAGACACTTATCTACAGAGTGACATCTACCGTGATTATGGTGAAAATGGCCGTAAACTACCTGACGATCAATACATTAACTTTTGA
- the prmB gene encoding 50S ribosomal protein L3 N(5)-glutamine methyltransferase: MLKLFTILDWVRYSASELARHDVYFGHGTETALDEAAALVLGLLQLPYDLNMDYFAARVTEAEATELQSALMRRIHERVPVPYLTNRTLYGGYDFYVDERVLIPRSPIAELIERNLAPWWPQSNAPERILDLCCGSGCIGILAKMAQPEAEVVLADLDEDALEVAEINLDRFGMRDCGIETVQSDGFNQVEGRFDWILCNPPYVEAAEMDEIADEFKHEPLHALVSGEDGLDLTRQILREAPDYLTENGVLILEVGMTDYLLEEAYPEIGFEWIEFERGGAGVLAITADELLACREAGLL; encoded by the coding sequence ATGCTCAAATTATTTACCATTCTCGACTGGGTGCGCTATAGCGCCAGTGAGCTTGCCCGTCACGACGTTTACTTCGGGCATGGTACAGAAACGGCGCTTGACGAAGCGGCTGCATTGGTACTCGGCCTGCTGCAATTGCCTTATGATCTCAATATGGACTACTTTGCTGCGCGCGTCACTGAGGCTGAGGCTACTGAATTGCAATCGGCATTGATGCGCCGCATCCATGAGCGAGTGCCTGTGCCGTATCTGACTAACCGCACACTTTATGGTGGCTACGATTTTTACGTTGATGAACGGGTATTGATCCCGCGCTCACCAATTGCTGAACTGATTGAGCGTAACCTTGCGCCTTGGTGGCCACAAAGTAACGCACCTGAACGTATTCTCGATTTGTGCTGCGGTAGTGGCTGCATCGGTATTCTCGCCAAAATGGCGCAGCCGGAAGCAGAAGTGGTACTAGCTGACCTTGATGAAGATGCGCTGGAAGTGGCTGAAATAAACCTCGACCGCTTTGGTATGCGCGATTGTGGTATTGAAACCGTACAAAGTGACGGGTTTAACCAGGTTGAAGGTCGATTTGACTGGATTTTGTGTAATCCACCGTATGTCGAAGCGGCAGAAATGGATGAGATCGCTGATGAATTTAAACACGAACCTCTCCACGCACTCGTATCTGGCGAGGATGGGTTGGATTTGACCCGCCAGATTTTGCGTGAAGCGCCTGACTACCTGACTGAAAACGGTGTGCTGATTCTTGAAGTTGGTATGACAGATTATTTACTTGAAGAAGCTTATCCAGAAATTGGCTTTGAGTGGATTGAATTTGAGCGCGGTGGCGCAGGTGTTTTAGCAATTACTGCTGATGAATTGTTGGCTTGTCGTGAAGCAGGCTTGCTATAG
- the nirK gene encoding nitrite reductase, copper-containing, with amino-acid sequence MRKIFLGLAIAAIASTGAIAADQHTGGLDGYSVGTQAQDLSKLEHVTQKLVVPPAVPEHSLTAPDAPRVVQVEMTIQEKEIEVEPGVFMWAFTFNGSVPGPLIVVHEGDYVELTLKNPSSNQLVHNIDFHASTGALGGGELTHVAPGEETVLRWKATKPGIFVYHCAPGGAMIPWHVVHGMNGAIVVLPKDGLKDKDGNPLTYDKAFYIGEQDYYIPKDENGKYKRYNSPAESFADDKKVMDGLIPTHVIFGESKGQLTGDNAMQANVGDTIMLYHSQANRPSYPHLIGGHGEYVWERGNLADTPAQNLESWVIGAGSAGAAMYTFKQPGTYVYLSHNLIEAVNLGAISQIRVDGEWNNDLMEQVVPPSPIKDAAEVKDGALAEKTDDSYVGEENIESGAAQEEAQAK; translated from the coding sequence ATGCGCAAAATCTTTCTTGGCTTGGCTATTGCTGCTATTGCATCTACAGGTGCAATCGCCGCTGATCAGCACACTGGTGGCCTTGATGGCTACTCAGTTGGAACACAGGCTCAGGATCTGAGCAAACTCGAACACGTCACCCAGAAATTGGTTGTGCCCCCTGCTGTTCCTGAGCATAGCTTGACTGCGCCTGATGCCCCACGTGTCGTACAAGTAGAAATGACGATTCAAGAAAAAGAAATTGAGGTTGAGCCTGGTGTCTTTATGTGGGCATTTACCTTCAACGGCTCAGTACCCGGCCCATTGATTGTGGTTCACGAAGGTGATTACGTCGAGCTGACGTTGAAAAACCCTTCCTCTAACCAGCTGGTTCACAATATCGACTTTCACGCGTCAACCGGCGCTCTTGGTGGTGGTGAGCTGACTCACGTTGCCCCAGGTGAAGAGACAGTACTGCGCTGGAAAGCGACTAAGCCCGGTATTTTCGTCTATCACTGTGCACCAGGTGGTGCGATGATTCCTTGGCATGTGGTCCATGGTATGAACGGCGCGATTGTGGTTCTGCCAAAAGATGGGCTCAAGGATAAAGATGGTAATCCACTAACTTACGATAAAGCTTTCTATATCGGTGAGCAGGATTACTACATTCCTAAAGATGAAAATGGCAAGTACAAGCGCTACAACTCACCTGCCGAGTCTTTTGCTGACGACAAGAAAGTTATGGATGGCTTGATTCCAACCCACGTTATTTTTGGTGAAAGTAAAGGCCAACTGACTGGTGATAATGCAATGCAAGCCAATGTTGGCGATACCATCATGCTCTACCACTCGCAAGCAAACCGCCCATCTTATCCACACTTAATTGGTGGGCACGGTGAATATGTTTGGGAACGTGGAAATCTCGCTGATACACCAGCTCAAAACCTTGAAAGCTGGGTGATCGGTGCAGGCTCTGCAGGTGCCGCGATGTATACCTTTAAACAACCAGGCACTTACGTCTACCTGTCACACAACCTGATAGAAGCCGTCAATCTTGGCGCAATCTCGCAAATCCGCGTTGACGGTGAGTGGAATAACGACCTGATGGAACAAGTTGTTCCGCCATCACCAATTAAAGATGCAGCTGAAGTCAAAGATGGTGCACTGGCTGAAAAAACTGACGACAGTTATGTCGGTGAAGAAAACATTGAAAGTGGTGCAGCCCAGGAAGAGGCTCAAGCCAAATAA
- a CDS encoding iron-containing alcohol dehydrogenase family protein has product MNFGQIVRSGPGMYHAGRGVLKDLQQLITPFKKPVIISGEKSYAAFEKYHGAHNWPVYRYDRTASRENMKALADEIGDADLIIGIGGGKVLDTTKGVAENLNADLAFIPTVAGTCACATPVAAIYHPDHTFREIGYFNRSGYLCLVDYDLLLESPREYLLGGISDTLAKWYEIEALTRKFDRMPAMVELARASAAVTRDILLKDTDAALAAHESNQWDDAFARIIDTVFAIAATVGCFGCDNGRTAGAHAIHNALTIYPETHHIQHGIKVAYGILVQLVTTGDEDEIKRLLPYYQQSGFIYRFDQLGIPEDIHTAAPKIAEFAASDKESFRLIRPISAEEVAEAMLRLEALVQ; this is encoded by the coding sequence ATGAATTTTGGACAAATTGTACGTAGTGGACCGGGAATGTATCACGCTGGTCGTGGTGTCTTGAAAGATCTTCAACAACTGATCACGCCATTCAAAAAGCCGGTAATTATCAGTGGTGAAAAATCTTATGCTGCCTTTGAAAAGTACCACGGTGCGCATAATTGGCCGGTGTATCGCTACGACCGTACAGCCAGCCGCGAGAACATGAAGGCATTAGCCGATGAAATTGGCGACGCAGATCTTATTATAGGCATTGGTGGTGGTAAGGTGCTTGATACCACCAAAGGTGTTGCTGAAAATCTCAATGCAGATCTTGCATTCATCCCGACTGTAGCAGGGACATGTGCCTGCGCAACACCGGTTGCCGCCATTTATCACCCCGATCATACCTTCCGCGAAATTGGTTACTTTAACCGCAGCGGTTATTTGTGCCTCGTCGACTACGATTTGTTGCTCGAATCGCCACGCGAATACTTGCTTGGCGGCATCAGCGATACGCTGGCCAAGTGGTATGAAATAGAAGCACTGACGCGCAAATTTGACCGAATGCCAGCGATGGTCGAGCTCGCACGCGCATCTGCCGCCGTCACCCGCGATATTTTGCTTAAGGATACCGATGCAGCGCTCGCTGCACACGAAAGCAATCAGTGGGATGATGCCTTTGCACGCATTATTGATACCGTGTTTGCCATTGCCGCCACCGTTGGCTGCTTCGGCTGCGACAATGGTCGCACAGCAGGCGCACATGCTATCCACAACGCATTGACGATTTACCCTGAAACGCACCACATTCAGCATGGCATCAAAGTCGCTTACGGTATTCTTGTGCAACTCGTTACGACCGGCGACGAAGACGAAATCAAACGCTTACTGCCTTACTACCAGCAAAGTGGCTTTATTTACCGCTTTGATCAGCTCGGCATTCCCGAAGACATCCATACCGCCGCACCCAAAATCGCTGAATTTGCTGCGAGCGACAAGGAATCGTTCCGCCTGATTCGCCCTATTAGTGCCGAAGAAGTGGCTGAAGCAATGCTGCGACTAGAGGCTTTGGTGCAGTAA
- a CDS encoding SCO family protein yields the protein MKRLLLTLALPITLAFNLAHADDAYHFELQGADGNTYTETSFPDKYTLLAFGFTHCPDVCPTTLYDMKQMLAKIDNPELIQPVFVTIDPDRDTPELLSQYTGYFDPRIIGLTGSREAIDQTVDTFNASYGYQLDGKKLDPDELPDTGYIVYHSTYIYLLDDQGNLVDVFDYQSGADNLTQSIEAAIAADQENKQQ from the coding sequence ATGAAACGACTACTACTCACTCTTGCCCTACCCATTACACTGGCTTTCAACCTCGCCCATGCCGACGACGCCTACCACTTTGAGCTCCAAGGCGCAGACGGCAACACCTACACCGAGACCAGCTTTCCCGATAAATACACCTTGCTCGCATTCGGCTTCACCCATTGCCCCGACGTGTGCCCTACTACGCTCTACGACATGAAGCAAATGCTCGCCAAAATCGATAACCCCGAGCTTATCCAGCCCGTCTTCGTCACCATTGACCCCGACCGCGACACCCCAGAATTACTCAGCCAATACACCGGCTACTTTGACCCGCGCATCATCGGCTTAACCGGCAGCCGCGAAGCCATTGACCAAACCGTCGATACCTTTAACGCCAGCTACGGCTATCAACTCGACGGCAAAAAGCTTGACCCCGACGAACTACCCGACACCGGCTACATCGTCTATCACTCAACCTATATTTACCTGCTCGATGACCAAGGCAACCTTGTAGACGTCTTCGACTACCAAAGCGGCGCGGATAACCTGACCCAAAGTATTGAAGCAGCCATCGCCGCCGACCAGGAAAATAAACAGCAATAA